A genomic segment from Chanos chanos chromosome 2, fChaCha1.1, whole genome shotgun sequence encodes:
- the hdx gene encoding highly divergent homeobox → METWQEKRSMQTMNLRSVFTAEQQRILERYYENGMTNQSKSCFQLILQCAQETKLDFSVVRTWVGNKRRKLASKANQNGSAGQGYSSHVLAGAAGALVAGPVLPADMAAVRGLHRGPTVSHLHPPTSCPSSSSSPSSSSPVSSENGNNSNNDVIVTGIYSPARNAGRLEPATHGRTGMKALALHGETELPIHARVALNTETSTLHSNATSTQRKTPQLNTSSSAIHGQVRKTFSQREAVGLPLSWAKQYGMSQHQSWSSLPTSPQSQRSPPPGATEPGVRIQQVFTLAGLGDGPQRPLAGTSQEKILRKICTPDLSESFSIAMETCDADDEYSREEELANMGAQIQTTKTSSSSSNSVDGCGSLGSGVPVWFNSRGSTSAAGRGQTSTAVSLSNSDLFGEKGCQTNHSFLVSTSSHGSTPFRFFTQTSPTRMTNLKVTDANSPPWLTSNSRKRTLQDRTQFSDRDLLTLKRYWDNGMTSLGSVCREKIAAAATELSVDSEIIKTWIGNRRRKYRLMGIELPPPKGGPPSFPRPASAESPLPSSPEEPKTAEQGVDGEQNDVSICLSEDGASDTCQKDMEDQTDPANNETNSSTPADNVKIEIIDEDDEDMMATDMENMHNLLEFKHEEVQYLESELENQKQRYYELKSFTKSLLMAVKNNDQEKQQELLASLPQDDEEDWELSPQRDVEPSVEMTSNQTDSSVSEAIRDT, encoded by the exons atggaaacatggCAGGAGAAACGGAGTATGCAAACA ATGAACCTGCGCTCAGTGTTTACTGCGGAGCAGCAGAGAATTCTGGAACGCTATTATGAGAATGGGATGACCAATCAGAGCAAGAGCTGTTTCCAGCTCATCCTGCAGTGCGCTCAAGAGACCAAACTCGACTTTAGTGTCGTCAGG ACATGGGTAGGAAACAAACGGCGAAAACTGGCATCCAAAGCGAATCAGAACGGCTCTGCTGGTCAAGGTTATTCCAGCCACGTGCTGGCAGGGGCTGCCGGCGCCCTGGTGGCAGGGCCGGTGCTGCCAGCCGACATGGCCGCCGTCAGAGGCCTCCACCGAGGTCCGACGGTGTCCCACCTTCATCCTCCGACCTCCTGCCCatcgtcctcctcctcaccctcctcGTCCTCCCCCGTCAGCAGTGAAAATGgaaacaacagtaataatgacGTCATAGTGACGGGGATCTACTCTCCGGCGCGTAACGCCGGTCGCCTGGAGCCTGCCACTCACGGCAGGACTGGAATGAAAGCCCTGGCTCTGCATGGCGAGACAGAGCTGCCCATTCACGCCCGTGTGgctttaaacacagagacttcCACCCTCCACTCCAACGCAACAAGCACACAACGCAAAACCCCACAGCTCAATACCTCCAGTTCTGCGATCCACGGTCAAGTGAGGAAGACGTTCTCCCAGCGAGAAGCAGTGGGTCTCCCCCTCAGCTGGGCAAAGCAGTACGGCATGTCACAGCACCAGTCGTGGTCTTCTCTTCCAACATCACCCCAGTCGCAGCGGAGTCCGCCGCCGGGCGCCACAGAGCCCGGTGTGAGGATCCAGCAGGTGTTCACTCTCGCTGGGCTGGGCGACGGCCCTCAAAGACCCTTAGCGGGGACGAGTCAAGAGAAGATCCTGAGAAAGATCTGCACCCCTGACTTGTCTGAGAGCTTTTCAATCGCCATGGAAACatgtgatgctgatgatgaatACTCAAGGGAAGAGGAACTGGCCAATATGGGCGCACAGATTCAAACCACTAaaaccagcagcagcagcagtaattCAGTGGATGGGTGTGGGAGTCTAGGGTCCGGCGTGCCCGTGTGGTTTAACAGCCGGGGTTCAACGTCCGCCGCCGGGCGGGGTCAGACGTCTACTGCTGTCAGTCTCTCGAACTCGGATCTGTTTGGAGAAAAAGGCTGCCAAACCAACCACTCTTTTCTTGTGTCCACGTCGTCTCACGGCAGCACCCCCTTCAGATTCTTCACACAGACCTCCCCCACCAGGATGACCAACCTCAAG GTCACAGATGCCAACTCGCCCCCTTGGCTGACCAGTAACTCACGCAAAAGAACA CTCCAGGACAGGACTCAGTTCAGTGACCGGGACCTGCTCACTCTGAAGAGGTACTGGGATAACGGGATGACCAGCCTGGGCTCTGTCTGCAGGGAGAAGATCGCAGCCGCAGCCACAGAACTCAGTGTGGACAGTGAAATCATCAAG ACCTGGATTGGTAACCGGAGGCGAAAATATCGTTTGATGGGGATCGAACTTCCGCCCCCAAAAGGAGGCCCCCCATCATTCCCCAGGCCTGCGAGCGCCGAGTCACCTTTACCCTCGAGTCCCGAGGAGCCGAAGACGGCAGAGCAGGGAGTAGATGGAGAACAGAATGATgtgtccatttgtctgtctgagg ATGGGGCCAGTGACACATGCCAGAAAGACATGGAAGACCAAACTGATCCAGCAAATAATGAAACTAACAGCTCCACTCCTGCTGACAATGTG AAAATAGAGATtattgatgaagatgatgaagatatGATGGCCACGGACATGGAGAATATGCATAACCTGTTAGAATTCAAA CATGAAGAGGTCCAGTACCTTGAGAGTGAGCTAGAGAACCAAAAACAGAGGTACTATGAACTGAAGAGCTTCACCAAAAGCCTTCTGATGGCTGTGAAGAATAATGACCAGGAAAAGCAGCAG